The Opisthocomus hoazin isolate bOpiHoa1 unplaced genomic scaffold, bOpiHoa1.hap1 HAP1_SCAFFOLD_389, whole genome shotgun sequence region GGCCCTATGGATATTCATCCGCTACCTGCGCCTGAAGTCTGTGGTGATGATCTACATGTTCAATCTGGCCGTGAGTGACCTCACCTTCACGCTCTCTCTGCCGCTCCGACTCTACTACTATTCCAACCACCACTGGCCCTTTGGTAACACCCTGTGCCAGGTCTCtggctctgtcttccagatcaatatgtatggcagctgcctcttccTCATGTGCATCAACCTGGATCGCTATGTTGCCATTGTCCATCCACTTCGCTGGCGGCATCTGCGACGCCCCAAGGTGGCCAAGCTCCTTTGCCTGATGGTCTGGGTTGTGATCTTCACGGGCTCCATCCCCACAGCCATAGTCCACAAGCAAAACCACTGTGAGGTACAGAACCAGACTATGTACCTGTGCTTTGAAAGCTTTAGTGACAACATGTGGCAGAAAAACCTCTTCCCGTTAGTCATCCTGGCTGAAATCTTGGGGTTTctcctgcctctcagctctgtGACATACTGCTCAATCCGGATCTTTCAGGAGCTCTGCCAGAGCAGCCAGACGAAGACCCTGCGACAGCAGAAGACTATCCGTCTCCTCTTGGTCAATCTGGTCATCTTCATCATCTGCTTTGTACCCTACAACACTACCCTTGCAGTTTATGGGATGATAAAGGCCCGAGTCATTAAGGTTGAGCAAGAAACACAGGCCTCCGTGCGCCAAGTCTTAATTATGACAATGCTGTTGGCCAGCATGAACTGCACGCTGGACCCCTTGATCTACTACTTCAGTACTGAGGGTTTCCGTAACACCTTTAAGAAACTGCGGCAGGGAAAAGCCTGGGACTCAGATACAGGGATACTCAAGAATCAGGTTGTGGAGAACAAGTCAACCCGAGACCATGCCTTCTCAAAACTAAAACAGCTCCCAGTTGAAAACTTCATCTGTCCCAATGGATCTTTGCCATCACTTCCTATGGCAGTATTTTTGAACAGCCCTATTGAGGACTCAGAAATATAACCACAAGAAGGTCATACCGTGGCAGAGTCACCCATTCAATAGTTACAGCAACACTGTGGGAAACGGCTCAGGGTAACGTAGCAAGCTGTTTGAGGGAGCGCAGCAGACTGTATGTGGGTGAACGTGATGATAC contains the following coding sequences:
- the LOC104327286 gene encoding lysophosphatidic acid receptor 5, encoding MSASNASQTCKDYSFNHHPLLPIYTLIFVTSLLLNVMALWIFIRYLRLKSVVMIYMFNLAVSDLTFTLSLPLRLYYYSNHHWPFGNTLCQVSGSVFQINMYGSCLFLMCINLDRYVAIVHPLRWRHLRRPKVAKLLCLMVWVVIFTGSIPTAIVHKQNHCEVQNQTMYLCFESFSDNMWQKNLFPLVILAEILGFLLPLSSVTYCSIRIFQELCQSSQTKTLRQQKTIRLLLVNLVIFIICFVPYNTTLAVYGMIKARVIKVEQETQASVRQVLIMTMLLASMNCTLDPLIYYFSTEGFRNTFKKLRQGKAWDSDTGILKNQVVENKSTRDHAFSKLKQLPVENFICPNGSLPSLPMAVFLNSPIEDSEI